From a single Staphylococcus epidermidis genomic region:
- the tsaE gene encoding tRNA (adenosine(37)-N6)-threonylcarbamoyltransferase complex ATPase subunit type 1 TsaE, protein MITIHNLNEMDKFAQILVKHLSAKDLILLNGDLGAGKTTLTQFIGKALGVKRTINSPTFNIIKSYTGSSIRLHHMDCYRLEGEEDDLGFDEYFEDNAIIVIEWSKFIKDFLPPNHLTINISVKDANERQVSIETHGQHYALVKEAILNELSSN, encoded by the coding sequence TTGATAACTATTCACAATTTAAATGAAATGGATAAATTTGCTCAAATACTTGTAAAACATTTAAGTGCTAAGGACTTGATTTTATTAAATGGTGACCTAGGAGCAGGGAAAACTACATTAACGCAATTTATAGGAAAAGCGTTAGGTGTTAAAAGAACGATAAACTCACCAACATTTAATATAATCAAATCTTATACAGGTTCAAGCATACGATTACATCATATGGACTGTTATCGACTTGAAGGTGAGGAAGATGATTTAGGTTTCGATGAATATTTTGAAGACAATGCTATCATAGTTATAGAGTGGAGTAAATTTATCAAAGATTTCCTTCCTCCTAATCACTTAACTATTAATATAAGTGTCAAAGATGCGAATGAGAGACAAGTATCCATTGAAACACATGGGCAACATTATGCATTAGTAAAGGAGGCAATTTTGAATGAACTATCTTCTAATTGA